The following DNA comes from Vigna radiata var. radiata cultivar VC1973A chromosome 4, Vradiata_ver6, whole genome shotgun sequence.
AGGCCCAGTGTTGGAAATCATAATTCGCTTGTGGGACTGTTGTGCCTGCGTCCGTGATTATGAAGAGAACCTTTCTTGTTTGAGGGACATGACGTCTGACCTTCTAGGCCTTTGGGTTGATGTGAGTGTGAAGGTTCAACTGGCTGAGGAACAGCAGCTGAGGCGTCTGAATGAAGTGAATGATTGGTTGGTTAAAGCTGAAGCCATGCAAAGAGAAGTTCAAGCTATTCAGCAGAGAGTTGCTCATGCTCAAGAAACACGTATCagatgtttgataaattttccgACAAGCTTCAGGATGGGAAGGATTGTAAGTAAGAAAATAGGTGAGATTCGTGAACTTATTGATAAAGGGCACTTTGATGTAGTGGCTCAGGAAATGCCATATGCTGTGGTAGATGAAATCCCTCTGGAGGTTACAATAGGTCTAGAATCAACCTTTGATGAACTTGGTGAACGTTTTGATGATAATAATGTGGGAATTATTGGCTTGTTTGGCATGGGGGGTGTAGGAAAGACAACCCTGCTCAAAAAGTTCAACAATGAGTTTCTTCCCACAAAATTCTATGATGTAGTCATTTGGGTTGTGGTGTCTAAAGAAGCAGATGTAGGGAGTGTTCAACAAAGCATAGGAAACAAATTAAATGTTCCTGTCGGTAAATGGGGTGGTAAGAGCATTGATGACAGAGCTATTGTTTTATACAActttttaaagaggaagaagtTTGTGTTGCTGCTAGATGATTTATGGGAGCGTATAGATCTTCTGAAGTTGGGGATTCCTCTCCCTGATACAGAAAATGGATCTAAAGTAATATTCACAACAAGGTCCATGGATGTTTGCAGGAACATGGAAGCCAACACATGCATCAAAGTAGAATGTTTAGCACCAAATGAAGCATTTGCATTGTTCAGAGAGAAAGTGGGTGAAGAAACTCTCAACTCTCATCCTGAAATATTTCATCTGGCTAAAATTGTGGCCAAGGAGTGTGAGGGACTTCCTTTAGCTCTCATCACTGTTGGAAGATCTATGGCTCGAAAGACTCTCCCCGAATGGAAACGAGCAGCACGAACTTTGAAGATTTATCCATCAAGATTTTCAGGTATGGTTGACTATGTTTATTGTTTGCTAGAGTTTAGCTATGACAGTTTACCAAGTGCCTCGCACAAGTCTTGTTTCTTGTACTGTTCCATCTTCCCTGAGGACTATGATATTAGAAAAGATGAACTCATTCAACTGTGGATTGGGGAAGGTCTTTTAGCTGAATTTGGTGATGATGTCTATGAGGCACGAATCCAAGGAGAAGAAATCATCGCAAGCTTGAAGTTTGCTTGTTTGTTGGAGGacagtgagagagaaaatagGATTAAGATGCATGATGTGATCAGAGACATGGCTTTGTGGCTAGCTTGTGATCATGGATCCAACACCAGGTTCTTGGTGAGAGATGGTGCAAGCAGTGGTTCAGTTGAAACATATAATCAGGCAAAGTGGAAAGAAGTAGAGAAACTATCAATGTGGCGGCAAAGCATTCAGAAACTATCAGGAAAACAAGATTGCTCAAATCTCTTGACAATGCTCGTTAGAAATACCGAGATAACCAACTTCCCAGATGAGATTTTTCTGACTGCAAATCATCTTAGAGTGTTAGACCTGTCAGGTAATAAAAGAGTAAGAGAATTACCTTCCAGCATCGGGGAGTTAGTTCAATTGCAGCATTTGGATCTATCAGGTACTGGCATACGAAAATTGCCAAGGGAGCTCCAGAACTTGAAAAAATTGAGGTGCCTGCTGCTGAATTATATTTGCAACAGGCTTGTCTTCCCAAGGAATTTGATATCAAGTTTGGTGTCATTGCAAGTGTTTAGCAAATTACCATGGGAAGATCAGTTTATTCTTCCTGCCTTGGGGGAACCTGAGGAAGCTGTGTTGTTGAAAGAACTGGAATGCTTGGAATATCTTCAAGACATAAGCATTGCTCTCTTTTGCGTTTCTTCTATGCAAGTATTACTGAACTCTTCCAAGTTGCAAAGATGCATTAGACATCTCAGAGTACTTTCTCCATTCACTTCAACGCCACATACTATATTGTTCTCACTTTTGACAAAAATGCAACATCTAGAGGTATTATCCATGTCAGTTTCTTCTCCTTCAAGTTTAGATCATGTCAGGAAAAAGGGGTCTCCATCATCACAGTGTTCTATGACAGAGTGCATTCCCATGAGTTCAAAGCTTACTGAGCATGATTACATTGTTGGCCTCCGTGAGTTATCCCTTGAAGGGTGTGGCATGCTGAACTTGAATTGGCTCACTCGTGCTCAAAGCCTTCAAATCCTTAGAATATACAATTGTCCCTCCTTGGAAGAAGTCATAGGTGAAGAATTTGGCCATtcagaaaatgttttttcaagTCTTGAAATTGTTGATCTAGATTCTTTACCAAAGTTAAGGAGCATATGCTCACAGGTTTTACAATTTCCTTGTCTTAAGGAAATCTGTGTAGCAGATTGTCCAAAGCTGATAAAGCTCCCTTTTGATTCCAATAGTGCAAGGAACAGTCTTAAGCACATTAATGGACAGAAAAGTTGGTGGCGTAAATTGCAGTGGGAAGATGAAGCCACAAGGGATCACTTTGCTTCAAGATATGTACCTTTGCGCAAAATTCTGAAAATACGTTGAATCATGTCTGCAATTGAATAAAGCCCTGTATCTCATTATGTATCTCGAATTTAATAATGGCTACATGCATTCTTGAACGTTCGGTTTGATTGTACTTGTTTGTGAGAGAGATATTCTAGATATGATGCATCTTCTTTTtttgaataaacattttttataggtttatttaatttatttaaaaatatgaacaatCTCCCTGAACAATTTTCTCATGGGAGTGAGTCCGATATCTTTGGATCCAAAACGACGCCCTTTTTAATCGAACGCAGCACATCTCAGGTTTTTTCATTTCTCCAATGTTCTTCTGCACAGCGCAGCTTCCCACAAGATCCTGAAATGGGTTATCTGAGCAAATCTTCCAAAACCCTAAGGCAATCGAATTACTTAGCGTTGTTAtgcaatttcaaattcaatttcaacccATTAaccaacagaataacccatgaAGGCTTTCCTGTGAGGCGTGAACTGTTCTGTTCACAGTCACGCCAATACAGCACCTCCACGAGAGAGAAAATCACCATAGATTTGAGACAATACCCTCCAGAGCTCGTTAGAAACTTCTCAATCATTGCGCATGTGGATCATGGCAAGTCCACCCTCGCTGATCGACTTCTAGAACTCACTGGAACAATTAAAAAAGGCCATGGCCAGCCTCAGTATCTTGATAAATTGAAGGTACTCTCTTTTGCtggaaattttcaatttttttcatctgGGTATGCTTTCCTGTACTGTTAGATAGAATGGGTATcgtccaaaatttaaaaattgttgggTTAACTATATGAAGTAGAATGAGACGATGGATTGGTAGAAAAGATgggaaaaaaacaatatattcaatGTCAATGTAAACTGTCATTACTCACAAACTGCCGTGAACTAAAAATGTCACGACCTTCCTGgtgaaaatataaagtttacaATGACTGTGCTTGTTTATTGAACggaaatgtaatttaatttgaatacaCTGATGttgtaaatatatgattttacgGTTTCATTACATGGTTGATTCCTGAGTATGAAAAAATGGTtcacttttgtaataattttctCCAAACTTGTACATTTGGTGATATCTGATTGGTTGATAATGTAAAACGTTTTGTACCAAACAATTTACcctttatagaaattaaaattttagtggGATGTGttgtatttcttattttgttttgttagtaAAGTTTAACATGTCTTaggtggagagagaaagaggaatcACGGTTAAAGCCCAGACGGCAACAATGTTCTATAAGCACAGTGTAAATGGTGATGATTTCAGTAATGGAAAGGAGTCACCCAGTTTTTTGCTGAATCTTATTGATACTCCTGGACATGTTGATTTTAGTTATGAAGTTTCAAGATCATTGGCAGCTTGTCAAGGTGTGCTTTTGGTTGTTGATGCTGCTCAGGGAGTCCAAGCTCAAACTGTTGCTAACTTTTACCTTGCCTTTGAGTCTAACCTAACAATTGTGCCGGTTATAAACAAGATTGATCAGCCAACTGCTGATCCTGATCGTGTTAAAGCCCAANTAAAATCAATGTTTGATCTTGATCCAAATGATGCACTGCTAACATCTGCTAAAACTGGAGAGGGTCTTGAGCAAATCCTTCCGGCAGTCATAGAGCGTATACCTGACCCTCCTTGTAGGAGGGAATCTTCTCTTCGCATGCTTTTACTTGATTCATATTATGATGATTACAAAGGGGTAATATGTCATGTTGCTGTTGTTGATGGTGTCCTGAGCAAGGGGGATAAGATTTCATCTGCAGCTACTGGTCAGTCTTATGAAGCTTTAGATGTTGGCATCATGCATCCTGAACTTACACCTACTGGTATCTTACTTACTGGACAAGTTGGTTATGTTGTAAGTGGCATGCGAACAACCAAAGAGGCCCGTGTTGGTGATACAATTTACCATACTCGGACTTCTGTAGAGCCTCTTCCAGGTACAGTCAGACAATTTAGCTCAATGCATGTTGAATATTCATACTGCTCTTTGCTGCATAAAATCTTTTACTTCATGTATCCTGCCGCATCCACAATTActgatgacaaaaaaaaaacacttgctGCACTTGGAGGTACTTAATGGACTTgctgaaaataaaatgagtcCATTTCATTGCTTGaccattattatttttcctgTAAAAACTAATATCTAAACGATCAAGATTATAtggtattatattttttctttctttctttctccatGTGTTTGACaatgttattgttttattttagtatatatgCATTTGTTGGTCCTAAGTGTGGTTTTTGAgttatttgataatttatacTGTAGGGTTCAAGCCAGCGAAACATATGGTGTTCTCTGGTCTTTATCCAGCAGATGGATCTGATTTTGAAGCTCTAAATCACGCAATAGAGAGGTTGACATGCAATGATGCNAGTGTCTCTATTACTAAAGAANCTAGCACTGCTCTAGGTCTGGGNTTCAGGTCTGGTACCTATtactaaaagaaagaaaagaNAATTTGGTTCTGGAAAAGTTGAAACATTTAGCTTCATNagaaataatttttgtttccaattaTGTTTTGCTCAGGTGTGGGTTTTTAGGCCTTCTGCACATGGATGTTTTTCATCAAAGACTTGAACAGGTAACACATCACTGTATGATAACCAGATGATTACTTTAAATTGACGGTGAagatatattttggaaagtGGAATGCCTTCAAAATTTTCAACCATATGCATGTTTCAGAGGTGTTGTGAAGTGAATGTAATTTTTCATGGAATGGACAGAACTTAAGCTTTTTACCTCTCTTCAAGCATGGTATGTTGGTAATCGATATTATGTTTCTGTGAACAGGAATACGGAGCTCTTGTTATCTCAACTGTTCCTACCGTGCCTTACAAATTCGAGTTTGCTGATGGAAGGTAGCTGACAAACTTGCATTTGTTAGGCTAGTTCCACTATGGTTTGCTAAGGCTCTAGTTGTGCTTTTTAGCGAGTTAGAAGTTCGGAATCCTGCTTCGTTACCCTCTAGTCCATTACCCTCTAATCCCAAGCAAAGAAGGACAGCCTGCTGGGAACCTACAGTAATAGCTACTATAATCATTCCTATTGAGTAAGCTCTTTACAACCCTgggtataatttatttattgcgCCAGAGCCTCATGCTTTGCTATCTTAATTTATTGGTGCTTTAAGGTATGTGGGACCTGTTATTACCCTTGGCTCTGAGCGTAGGGGTCAGCAGTTGGAGTATTCATTCATTGACAGGTAAAATTTTGGGAGTTTCCACTCCATTACTATATTCCATTATCCATCAAcgaatatgtgtgtgtgtctgtatCATGAAAAGTATCTTGATTTTTTGAGATATTATGCTCATTATGCATGATCATCCACAAAAATTGACaactttttctacatttttgtGGTGGTTCATCAATTTATCCCTGGTTGATGCAATAACTCTTTAAGTTTCTATCCTGCAGTCAACGGGTACTCATGAAGTACCGCCTGCCTTTGAGAGAAATTGTTGTTGACTTTTATAATGAATTGAAGAGTATAACATCAGGCTATGCTTCATTTGATTACGAAGACTCAGAGTATGTAACCTGCTCCTGTTTTTTCACCCTATAATTTTCTGCATGATTATTGTCGTGCACcctcttttattttccttgtgT
Coding sequences within:
- the LOC106758949 gene encoding translation factor GUF1 homolog, mitochondrial-like → MNNLPEQFSHGSESDIFGSKTTPFLIERSTSQVFSFLQCSSAQRSFPQDPEMGYLSKSSKTLRQSNYLALLCNFKFNFNPLTNRITHEGFPVRRELFCSQSRQYSTSTREKITIDLRQYPPELVRNFSIIAHVDHGKSTLADRLLELTGTIKKGHGQPQYLDKLKVERERGITVKAQTATMFYKHSVNGDDFSNGKESPSFLLNLIDTPGHVDFSYEVSRSLAACQGVLLVVDAAQGVQAQTVANFYLAFESNLTIVPVINKIDQPTADPDRVKAQXKSMFDLDPNDALLTSAKTGEGLEQILPAVIERIPDPPCRRESSLRMLLLDSYYDDYKGVICHVAVVDGVLSKGDKISSAATGQSYEALDVGIMHPELTPTGILLTGQVGYVVSGMRTTKEARVGDTIYHTRTSVEPLPGFKPAKHMVFSGLYPADGSDFEALNHAIERLTCNDASVSITKEXSTALGLGFRCGFLGLLHMDVFHQRLEQEYGALVISTVPTVPYKFEFADGSELEVRNPASLPSSPLPSNPKQRRTACWEPTVIATIIIPIEYVGPVITLGSERRGQQLEYSFIDSQRVLMKYRLPLREIVVDFYNELKSITSGYASFDYEDSDYQQADLVKLDILFNGEPVDAMATIVHSTKAYRVGRELTQKLKAVIDRKMFVIIIQAAIGSNIIARETIPAMRKNVLAKCSSGDVSRKRKLLEKQKEGKKRMKRIGSVDIPQEAFHKLLKASTFEGICV
- the LOC106758404 gene encoding probable disease resistance protein At5g63020, with protein sequence MKNRPGFQEILDHNDGAYYNDIEFFFLVEPLLYVCSVANTPQGCCWQHIFILGYHSIKTKQEQPEFLVPLVVVSQAITFSVLCHFCFLEFDLSMLDFVGPVLEIIIRLWDCCACVRDYEENLSCLRDMTSDLLGLWVDVSVKVQLAEEQQLRRLNEVNDWLVKAEAMQREVQAIQQRVAHAQETRIRCLINFPTSFRMGRIVSKKIGEIRELIDKGHFDVVAQEMPYAVVDEIPLEVTIGLESTFDELGERFDDNNVGIIGLFGMGGVGKTTLLKKFNNEFLPTKFYDVVIWVVVSKEADVGSVQQSIGNKLNVPVGKWGGKSIDDRAIVLYNFLKRKKFVLLLDDLWERIDLLKLGIPLPDTENGSKVIFTTRSMDVCRNMEANTCIKVECLAPNEAFALFREKVGEETLNSHPEIFHLAKIVAKECEGLPLALITVGRSMARKTLPEWKRAARTLKIYPSRFSGMVDYVYCLLEFSYDSLPSASHKSCFLYCSIFPEDYDIRKDELIQLWIGEGLLAEFGDDVYEARIQGEEIIASLKFACLLEDSERENRIKMHDVIRDMALWLACDHGSNTRFLVRDGASSGSVETYNQAKWKEVEKLSMWRQSIQKLSGKQDCSNLLTMLVRNTEITNFPDEIFLTANHLRVLDLSGNKRVRELPSSIGELVQLQHLDLSGTGIRKLPRELQNLKKLRCLLLNYICNRLVFPRNLISSLVSLQVFSKLPWEDQFILPALGEPEEAVLLKELECLEYLQDISIALFCVSSMQVLLNSSKLQRCIRHLRVLSPFTSTPHTILFSLLTKMQHLEVLSMSVSSPSSLDHVRKKGSPSSQCSMTECIPMSSKLTEHDYIVGLRELSLEGCGMLNLNWLTRAQSLQILRIYNCPSLEEVIGEEFGHSENVFSSLEIVDLDSLPKLRSICSQVLQFPCLKEICVADCPKLIKLPFDSNSARNSLKHINGQKSWWRKLQWEDEATRDHFASRYVPLRKILKIR